In Zonotrichia leucophrys gambelii isolate GWCS_2022_RI chromosome 6, RI_Zleu_2.0, whole genome shotgun sequence, one genomic interval encodes:
- the ANKRD1 gene encoding ankyrin repeat domain-containing protein 1, producing MFPGGGCCSQEFMDYILSCLHLQVTGKKVDDKETGSFLPEDFKNGEYEAAVRLEKQEDLKTVPEHSLARGDLDYEKENKLEAELKKKKLQARSKLENLEDLEKIIELKKKKRCKKVKVPVLKKPEPEVITGPVDIPTFFKAALENKLPVIEKYLSDKGDPNVCDKFKRTALHRACSEGHLEVVKKLVEAGAQLEQKDMLHSTALHWACRGGNLDVLKFLLDKGININARDKLLSTPLHVAVRTGRYDCGEHLIACEADLNARDREGDTPMHDAVRLNRYKIIRLLILHGADLTLKNCEGKTPMDLVLQWQNGTKEIFNSLKDNSKKNARLGKF from the exons ATGTTTCCAggtggtggctgctgcagtcAAGAATTCATGGATTATATTTTATCATGTTTGCATTTACAGGTGACTGGGAAGAAGGTGGATGATAAAGAGACTGGCAGCTTCCTCCCTGAGGACTTCAAGAATGGAGAGTATGAAGCTGCTGTAAGGTTAGAGAAGCAGGAGGACCTAAAGACAGTCCCTGAGCACTCCTTGGCCCGAGGTGATCTGGATTATGAGAAGGAGAATAAACTAGAAGCAGAG ctgaagaagaagaaattacagGCCAGGTCAAAACTTGAAAATTTGGAGGATCTTGAAAAAATTATTGagctgaagaagaagaaaagatgcAAGAAAGTGAAAGTGCCTGTTTTAAAGAAGCCTGAACCAGAAGTTATT ACAGGACCTGTGGATATTCCCACATTCTTCAAAGCTGCACTGGAGAATAAGTTGCCAGTAATTGAAAAATACCTGTCAGACAAAGGAGATCCAAATGTCTGTGATAAG TTCAAACGCACTGCGCTGCACAGGGCGTGCTCTGAAGGACATCTAGAGGTGGTGAAGAAGCTGGTGGAAGCTGGAGCCCAGCTTGAACAGAAAGACATG CTTCATTCTACAGCTCTGCACTGGGCATGCCGGGGTGGAAACCTGGACGTTCTGAAATTCTTACTGGACAAAGGGATAAACATAAATGCAAGAGACAAG ctgctcagcacGCCCCTGCACGTGGCTGTTCGGACAGGTCGCTACGACTGCGGGGAGCACCTCATCGCCTGCGAGGCCGATCTCAACGCCAGGGATCGG GAAGGGGACACGCCAATGCACGACGCCGTGAGGCTGAACCGCTACAAAATCATCCGGCTTCTGATCCTGCACGGAGCAGATCTGACTCTAAAGAACTGC GAAGGGAAAACTCCTATGGATCTTGTCCTTCAGTGGCAGAATGGCACCAAAGAGATATTCAACAGCCTGAAAGACAATTCCAAAAAGAATGCCCGTCTAGGTAAATTCTGA